AACCAATAAGTAGTGAGCAGAAGCAATTGATTAGTCAATTGACTGACCTAGGTTATAGTTTTGATGGTTTGCAGACAGGGTATCCTGGTGGTGAGCCCGATTGGCACTATGTTAAAGAATTGTCTGGGATTGAAGAAAAAGATCTCATCAAATCATTCAGTAAAAAAGGGAAACCTCTTGTAAAAAAAGCCAAAACATTCGGTATTAAACTGAAGAAATTGAAACGCGATGAGTTATCTATTTTTAAAGAAATCACTTCAGCGACCTCTGATCGTCGTGAGTATAGTGACAAATCTTTAGATTATTATCAAGATTTTTATGATGCTTTTGGTGATAATGCTGATTTTATGGTAGCTACCCTGAATTTTCAAGATTACTTTGATCATTTAGAGAGTAATCAGGCAAAGTTGAGAGCTAGAATTGTCAAATTACAAGCTGATTTAGAGACCAATCCAAAATCTGAGAAAAAACAAAACCAATTGAGGGAGCTATTAAGTCAGTTTGAGACTTTTGATGTTCGCAAGGGCGAAGCAACTGCCTTTATTGACAAGTATGGTCAGGAAGACATTGTTCTAGCCGGAAGTCTTTTCGTTTACACACCTCAAGAGGCAGTCTATCTTTTCAGTGGCTCTTACCCTGAATTTAATAAGTTTTATGCACCTGCACTCTTGCAGGAGTATGTGATGACACAGGCTATTAAACGTGGTATTGGTTTCTATAATTTCCTTGGTATCATGGGCATCTTTGATGGTTCTGATGGGGTTTTGCGATTTAAACAAAACTTTAATGGTTATATCGTTCGTAAGATGGGAACTTTCCGTTATTATCCACAACCGCTAAAATATAAAGCCATTCAAGGAGTTAAGAAACTGCTTGGACGTAACTAAGTCTCGGAGGGCTTCTATGGGAGTCCTCTTTCATTATAGTTGTGTTTATGGAATTACTCCATGTATAAAAGCGTTTAGAGAAAGAAGGAGGTAGTTTAATGAAACTCGCACTATTAGGTACAGGAATGATTGTTACAGAGGTCCTTCCTGTGTTAACGACTATTGAGGACATTGAGCTGAAGGCTATAATGTCGACACCACAATCACTTGATAAGGCTGAAACTTTAGCCAAACAATATGGTCTAACTCAGGCGACAAGTGATTATGAAGCCATCTTGTCCAATCCAGATGTTGACACCATTTATGTTGGAACACCTAATCATACTCACTATGATTATGCCAAGCAAGCACTTCTGGCTGGCAAGCATGTCATCTGTGAGAGACCTTTTACCCTGCATTTGGAAGAGTTCGAAGAGCTGATTAAGCTTGCTTAAGAAAAAGAGCTTCTCTTGATAGAAGCAATAACAAATCAATATTTGGAAAATTTTAAAGTTATCAAGTACTCCTTATCTGAAATTGGTGATATCAAAATTGTCAACATCAATTATTCCCAATATTCGTCACGTTACGATGCCTTTAAGCGATGAGAAATTGCTCCTGCCTTCAATCCTGAAATTGGTGGTGGAGCGCTTAGAGATCTTAATATCTATAATATTCATCTTCTTGTTGGTCTTTTTGGAAATCCTAATCGTGTGGAATATCTACCGAATGTAGAGCGAGGAGTAGATACTTCAGGAATTTTAGTTTTGGACTATGGTAACTTTAAGGCTGTTGCCATTGGAGCAAAGGACTGTAGTGCTGAAATTCGCTCAACTATTCAAGGTGATAAGGGAGCTATTACCATTTTTGGTGCAACCAACACCCTTCCTGAAATTGGTCTTACTCTTAATGGTCAAGAAGAGATTGTGACTAATCTTAATAACTTAAACCATCGTATGTATGATAAATTTGTAGCTTTTGAAAAATGATTGCGACAATGGATTTTGAAAGTGTTGCCAAGCAGTTGAAGCATAGCCGCCAGGTTATGGAAGTCTTGGACCAAGCTTCTAAAGTCTTATAAAAAAGAAGCTGTGGCGGTTGGCTACGGCTTCTTTTTGAATTTATACAGTTGTTGGGAATGAGATCTCAATTAATTTATCTGTGTGTACTGTTCTTAGTTTGTCCATCAAAACGATGTCTTTGTCAATTTTTCGTTTGAGGAAGAATTCACGGATAACTTCTAATTCGTTGTCCTTAACAGCACGGTGTTTATTTGAAATCAGAAGTTCGTAATGTTTCGGTGCTTGTGTAAAGACAACATCTGTATTTCCAGCAGAGTATGTCTCTACAAGAAAGGCATCTGTATTATCGAGTTGATTGTTTACTAGTTCTTGATGGGTCCGGGTTGTATTAATGAGTTTCATAGTTTCCTCCTAGGATTTGGCAGTTAGTGTATTGCTTGCTTTCCATTGTTCGATTCCCCATTTATGGCTACCACGTTTTAGCTTGGCAATTGCTTCATCAATTGGAAACCATGCCAGGTTGTTGAAATCTTCAAGGGGCTTTCCAATCTCTGAAAAATCTACAACTTCATAAATGTAGGCTGGATTGTAGTAGTATGTGTCACGATGGCTTGAATAAAAGTATTCGTCAGCTTGTCCATAGTACTGACCTAAAGTGGCTGTGTACCCAATTTCTTCAATTAACTCGCGTTTTAAGGCACTAAAGTGATCCTCACCTGCTTCGATTTCTCCGCCTGGGAGAAACCAAGCTTCATTAGGAGCCTGCACTAAAATGATCTTTGTCTTGTCTTGGTTAGGAATTACAGCATAAACACCGTAACGTGTTTGATAATGAGCTTCCTCAACCTTGTCACCAAATGTTGGATTCATGAGTTGCTCCTTAGGTTTATTTTCCTACATTATACTAAAAAACTCCTCATTTTCCTATTGATTTAGGCAGAATTAGGGATAATTTTACAAAGAGAAAATGTAAAAGTATAAAAAACCAAGTCATTCGACTTGGTTTCTTTCCTTAGTTGACTTCTTTTAATGCTTCAGTTTTCTGAGAAGTTTTTTCAGTTTTTTGAGCAGATTTAATGGTGATGTGTCCCTTTGAAGTCATTACAGCCTTGAGATCTTTTTCATTTGGATTTTTAAGGTAGAAGTCTGTAATGGCATCTTCGATGTGGTCTTGGATTGTACGACGCAATGGTCGAGCACCCATCTTAGGATCATAACCAAGGTCAACCAGTTTTTCCTTAACTTTATCAGTTACACTGAGGTGGATACCGTTGTTTGCCAAGCGTTGGTTGACGCCATCAAGCATAAGGTCCACGATAGTAAGGAGATTTTCCTTGCTTAGGGCAGAGAACTCGATAATACCGTCAAAACGGTTCATGAATTCAGGACTGAAGAAATCTCCGAGGTGGTTGATAACAGAATTGGTACGATTCTCACGAGCAGCTCCAAAACCTACACTTGCTTCCACTTTACCAGTACCAGCATTTGAAGTCATGATGATGATGGTATCTTTGAAACTTACAGTTCTCCCTTGACCATCAGTCAGACGACCATCATCAAGTATCTGAAGGAACATGTGAAGCACATCTGGGTGAGCTTTTTCAACCTCATCAAGGAGAATGAGTGAATAAGGGTTACGGCGGACCTTTTCAGTTAATTGCCCAGCTTCGTCGTAACCAACATAGCCTGGAGGAGCACCGACCAATTTAGCAACAGCGTGTTTTTCCATGTATTCTGACATGTCAAAACGAATCATACTATCAGATGAACCAAAGAGCTCGATGGCTAACTGTTTGGAGAGTTCAGTTTTACCGACTCCTGTAGGGCCTACAAATAGGAAGCTACCAATTGGGCGGTTTGGTGCACCAAGTCCAACACGATTACGGCGGATAGCTTTGGCAATCTTATCAACTGCGGCATCTTGGCCAATAACATGCGCCTTAAGGTCATCGGCGAGGTTGAGAAGTTGAGATTGTTCTTTTTCTTTTAAATCACCGATAGGAATATTGGTTTTTTGCTCGACAATGGCTTCGATATGTTTTTCAGTAATGATAGGCATATCTTGGTCTTTGATGGTTTGCTGTTGCATTTCCTTGTATTTAGCAATTTGGTCACGGAAATAAGCAGCTTTTTCAAAGTCTTCGTCACGAGTAGCCTGAGCTTTAAGATTCTCAGCTTCAATCAAACGTTTATCGAGGTCCTTAGGATCGATAAAATTGAGGGTTAAATTCATCTTAGAGCCAGATTCATCGAGAAGATCGATGGCCTTGTCTGGCAAGAAACGGTCCTGAATGTAGCGGTTGGATAATTCTGCAGCTGCAGTAATGGCTTCATCAGTGTATTTGACATGGTGGTAGTCTTGATATTTAGGCTGGATACCACGCAAAATTGTGATTGTTTCCTCAACTGTTGGCTCATCTACCTTAACAGGTTGCATACGACGTTCGAGTGCCGCATCTTTCTCAATGATACGGTATTCGTTGAGTGTTGTTGCTCCAACAAGTTGAAGCTCTCCACGGGCAAGTGCAGGTTTTAAGATGTTTCCAGCATCCATATTGCCGTCCCCAGTATTACCAGCTCCTACAATTTCATGGATTTCATCAATAAAGAGGATAACATCCTGACGTTGGCGGATTTCCTCCATGAGCTTTTGCATGCGTTCTTCGAACTGGCCGCGGATACCAGTCCCTTGAACTAGGCTTACAACATCAAGACGGATAACTTGCTTGCTTTGGAGTTTTTGTGGCACATCTCCATCAACGATTTTTTGGGCAAGTCCTTCGACTACTGCGGTCTTACCAACACCAGGTTCACCGATAAGAACAGGATTGTTCTTGGTACGGCGGTTCAGAATTTCGATGACGCGAATGATTTCTTCGTCACGACCAATGACAGGATCAATGTCTCCACGACGAGCAATATCTGTGATATTAATTCCAAATTCTTCGAGAAGGCCTTGAGGTTGTTGAGGGGCTTGTTGACGTGGTCCTCCAGGACGGCCTGGACCACCGTTTCCACGGTTACCTCCCTCTTGTGTTGGAGGTGTATTAGGAAGGTCTCCGTTAGAAGAACGGAAGTTGTTTAGGTCACTGAAGAAATCGTCGAAGAAGTTGGAACCTCCTGCTTGATTGAATTGGTTAAGGGGGTTCTCTGGATCAGATTTCATGATTTTATAACAATGTTGACAGAGGTCAACTTGTTGCTGATTACCATTTACGTTGGTATACAAATGGATACTAGCTTCATTAAGGTTACAGTTTTGGCAGAGCATATCAGTACCTCTTTCTATCTGAGTTGGGAAAGACCTTTATTTGAAAATATATTGGTCAAAAAAGGTCAAATCTATGATTCTATTATAGCATGCATTAGTTATATTGCAAGTAAAAAGAATCTATTTTTGGCAATTGAGGAACAAGATTGCTAAAAATGAGTTTTAATACAAAATTACTTGTTGAAAATACATAAATATAATATAATATTTTATATTATTCAGAATGAAAGAGAGATACCTATGACACAAACTAAATCCTTCTTGAAAGAAATCGACTTTACTAAACAGGAACTAGAGGAGTTGATTGATTTATCTATAAAATTTAAACAGTTAAAGAAAAATAGAATTCCGCATAAATATTTAGATAGTTTAAATATTGCATTGATTTTTGAAAAAACATCGACAAGAACCCGTTCAGCCTTCACTGTGGCTGGTCAGGATCTAGGAATGAATGTAACCTATCTTGGTGCTGGAGACATTCAGCTGGGTAAGAAGGAATCGGTTGTTGATACGGCCAAGGTCCTTGGTTCTATGTTTGATGGAATCGAGTACCGTGGTTTTAAACAAGAGGATGTTGAGGACTTGGCTAAGTACTCTGGTGTTCCGGTTTGGAACGGTTTGACAGATACTTGGCATCCAACTCAGATGATTGCGGATTTCATGACCTTGAAGGAGCACTTTGGTAGTCTAGAGGACTTGACCATTGCTTATATTGGAGATGGTCGTAACAATATTGCTAATTCTCTCTTGGTGACATCGGCTATCTTGGGCGTTAATGTTAAGATTATTTCGCCAGAAATACTTCAGCCAGAGGCTGATATTGTAGAGCTAGCTCAGAAACATAATAATGGGGCTGACATAACCATTACAGATGATATCTCAGAGGTTAAAGGAGTGGATATTCTCTATACTGATGTCTGGGTTTCTATGGGCGAAGAGGTAGATTTTAAATCAAGGATAGATTTACTATTGCCTTATCAAATTAACGTAGGCTTACTTGCTAAGGTCGAAAATCCAGATATCATCGTTATGCATTGTCTCCCAGCATTTCATGATCTTAATACTCAAATCGGACAAGAAATTTATGAAAAATATTGTCTGGCTGAGTTAGAAATTACAGATGAAGTATTTCATAAATACAGTGAAATCATCTTCCAAGAAGCTGAGAATCGTATGCATTCAATCAAGGCTATTATGTACAATTCCTTGAAAAATATTTAAAATTCCCCCATTTTTCCCGTAAGTGTGATAAAATAAGTAGGAAATACACAATTTATAGGAGAGATAACATGGAATCACATTTGGTGAGAATCATTAACCGTCTGGAAATGATGGCGGCTGATGGTGGTAATTCGAAACGTAATTTTGAACGTGAAGGAGTAGTTGTTGCTGAAGTATCATTTAGTAACGATCCTGAAAATGGTCCAGTGTACATATTGCGTGACGTTGAAGCTCGCGAGTCATACTCGTTTGATAGCATCGACTTGATTGCAATGGAAATCTACGATTTGCTTTACTAATAATTAATTTGGATCCTCAGATAGGGGTCCAAAAATTCAAAATGCCTGGGACTCAATAGTTTCAGGTGTTTTTTTAGGGCGAGAGTTTCGGTTTATGCTTGTTTTAATTGCAAAAAAAATGGAGTCACTTCAAAAGTTTTCGTAGAGTTTTTGATTGCTATGTCAATCATTATTTTTTTATACCGAAATATCGCATTTATAAGAAAAATACTTTATTATTATACAGTCTTCTGATATAATATTGAAGAATATTAGTAAGGAGTATCTTGATGAATTTTTCATTTCTACCACAGTTTTGGTCTTACTTTAACTATGGTGTCTTAGTAACAATTATGATTTCAGTCTGCGTGGTCTTCTTTGGAACCATCCTTGGTGTCTTGGTATCCTTGGCCAAACGTTCTGGAATCAAACCATTGGAGTGGTTAGTAAGCCTTTATGTTTGGGTTTTCCGTGGAACACCTATGGTTGTACAGATTATGATTGCTTTTAACCTTATCCATATGAATCTTCCAACTGTTCAGTTTGGGATTTTGAATCTTGATTTGTCACGTATCGTTCCAGGTATTATCGTCCTTTCTTTGAACAGTGGTGCTTATATTTCTGAGAGTGTGCGTGCAGGTATTGAGTCTATTCCTAAAGGTCAGATTGAAGCAGCTTACTCACTTGGTATCCGACCATGGAATACCATGCGTTATGTGGTCTTGCCTCAAGCTATTAAAAATATCTTGCCTGCCTTGGGTAACGAGTTTGTCACTATTATCAAGGATAGTTCACTCTTGCAAACTATCGGGGTTATGGAGTTGTGGAATGGTGCACAAACTGTTGCAACGACAACCTACTTGACTTTGACACCACTCTTGTTCGCAGCCTTCTATTATTTGATTGTGACAACGGCTATGACTGCACTTTTGAAACAAATGGAAAAACGACTTGGGAAGGGACGTAAATAATGGCAGAAACAATTATTGAGATTAAAAATCTCCACAAGTATTTTGGTAAAAACAAAGTTCTCAAAGGGATTGATTTAGATATTAAAAAAGGTGAAGTAGTGGTTATCATTGGTCCTTCAGGATCTGGTAAATCAACTTTCCTACGCTCAATGAACTTACTTGAAACGCCTACAAAAGGGGTGATTTCCTTTGAAGGTGTAGATATTACAGACAAGAGCAACGATATTTTCAAAATGCGTGAAAAGATGGGAATGGTTTTCCAACAGTTCAACCTCTTCCCGAATATGACGGTTAAAGAAAACATCACTTTGTCACCGATTAAAACTAAGGGTGTTTCTAAAGCTGATGCTGAAGCTAAGGCTATGGAGCTTTTAGAAAAGGTTGGGTTGAAAGATAAGGCAGATGCCTACCCAACGAGTCTATCAGGTGGTCAGCAACAACGTATTGCGATTGCTCGTGGTTTGGCTATGGATCCAGACGT
This region of Streptococcus thermophilus genomic DNA includes:
- a CDS encoding aminoacyltransferase, producing the protein MSFIQVTKEEFNTHAQQVSERSFMQTEEMAKLLEKRGFSISYVAWKEGNQIEVSAIVYSMPMTGGLRMEVNCGPIHSSVAHLSDFYQCLKDYAKANGALELVIKPYDTYQIFDSNGEPISSEQKQLISQLTDLGYSFDGLQTGYPGGEPDWHYVKELSGIEEKDLIKSFSKKGKPLVKKAKTFGIKLKKLKRDELSIFKEITSATSDRREYSDKSLDYYQDFYDAFGDNADFMVATLNFQDYFDHLESNQAKLRARIVKLQADLETNPKSEKKQNQLRELLSQFETFDVRKGEATAFIDKYGQEDIVLAGSLFVYTPQEAVYLFSGSYPEFNKFYAPALLQEYVMTQAIKRGIGFYNFLGIMGIFDGSDGVLRFKQNFNGYIVRKMGTFRYYPQPLKYKAIQGVKKLLGRN
- a CDS encoding DUF1827 family protein produces the protein MKLINTTRTHQELVNNQLDNTDAFLVETYSAGNTDVVFTQAPKHYELLISNKHRAVKDNELEVIREFFLKRKIDKDIVLMDKLRTVHTDKLIEISFPTTV
- a CDS encoding NUDIX hydrolase, coding for MNPTFGDKVEEAHYQTRYGVYAVIPNQDKTKIILVQAPNEAWFLPGGEIEAGEDHFSALKRELIEEIGYTATLGQYYGQADEYFYSSHRDTYYYNPAYIYEVVDFSEIGKPLEDFNNLAWFPIDEAIAKLKRGSHKWGIEQWKASNTLTAKS
- a CDS encoding ATP-dependent Clp protease ATP-binding subunit, with the translated sequence MLCQNCNLNEASIHLYTNVNGNQQQVDLCQHCYKIMKSDPENPLNQFNQAGGSNFFDDFFSDLNNFRSSNGDLPNTPPTQEGGNRGNGGPGRPGGPRQQAPQQPQGLLEEFGINITDIARRGDIDPVIGRDEEIIRVIEILNRRTKNNPVLIGEPGVGKTAVVEGLAQKIVDGDVPQKLQSKQVIRLDVVSLVQGTGIRGQFEERMQKLMEEIRQRQDVILFIDEIHEIVGAGNTGDGNMDAGNILKPALARGELQLVGATTLNEYRIIEKDAALERRMQPVKVDEPTVEETITILRGIQPKYQDYHHVKYTDEAITAAAELSNRYIQDRFLPDKAIDLLDESGSKMNLTLNFIDPKDLDKRLIEAENLKAQATRDEDFEKAAYFRDQIAKYKEMQQQTIKDQDMPIITEKHIEAIVEQKTNIPIGDLKEKEQSQLLNLADDLKAHVIGQDAAVDKIAKAIRRNRVGLGAPNRPIGSFLFVGPTGVGKTELSKQLAIELFGSSDSMIRFDMSEYMEKHAVAKLVGAPPGYVGYDEAGQLTEKVRRNPYSLILLDEVEKAHPDVLHMFLQILDDGRLTDGQGRTVSFKDTIIIMTSNAGTGKVEASVGFGAARENRTNSVINHLGDFFSPEFMNRFDGIIEFSALSKENLLTIVDLMLDGVNQRLANNGIHLSVTDKVKEKLVDLGYDPKMGARPLRRTIQDHIEDAITDFYLKNPNEKDLKAVMTSKGHITIKSAQKTEKTSQKTEALKEVN
- the argF gene encoding ornithine carbamoyltransferase, with the translated sequence MTQTKSFLKEIDFTKQELEELIDLSIKFKQLKKNRIPHKYLDSLNIALIFEKTSTRTRSAFTVAGQDLGMNVTYLGAGDIQLGKKESVVDTAKVLGSMFDGIEYRGFKQEDVEDLAKYSGVPVWNGLTDTWHPTQMIADFMTLKEHFGSLEDLTIAYIGDGRNNIANSLLVTSAILGVNVKIISPEILQPEADIVELAQKHNNGADITITDDISEVKGVDILYTDVWVSMGEEVDFKSRIDLLLPYQINVGLLAKVENPDIIVMHCLPAFHDLNTQIGQEIYEKYCLAELEITDEVFHKYSEIIFQEAENRMHSIKAIMYNSLKNI
- a CDS encoding DUF1797 family protein; translated protein: MESHLVRIINRLEMMAADGGNSKRNFEREGVVVAEVSFSNDPENGPVYILRDVEARESYSFDSIDLIAMEIYDLLY
- a CDS encoding amino acid ABC transporter permease → MNFSFLPQFWSYFNYGVLVTIMISVCVVFFGTILGVLVSLAKRSGIKPLEWLVSLYVWVFRGTPMVVQIMIAFNLIHMNLPTVQFGILNLDLSRIVPGIIVLSLNSGAYISESVRAGIESIPKGQIEAAYSLGIRPWNTMRYVVLPQAIKNILPALGNEFVTIIKDSSLLQTIGVMELWNGAQTVATTTYLTLTPLLFAAFYYLIVTTAMTALLKQMEKRLGKGRK
- a CDS encoding amino acid ABC transporter ATP-binding protein, encoding MAETIIEIKNLHKYFGKNKVLKGIDLDIKKGEVVVIIGPSGSGKSTFLRSMNLLETPTKGVISFEGVDITDKSNDIFKMREKMGMVFQQFNLFPNMTVKENITLSPIKTKGVSKADAEAKAMELLEKVGLKDKADAYPTSLSGGQQQRIAIARGLAMDPDVLLFDEPTSALDPEMVGEVLAVMKDLAKSGMTMAIVTHEMGFAYEVADRVIFMDGGVIVEEGTPREIFDNTKEERTKDFLSKVL